The Chryseolinea soli genome contains a region encoding:
- the nagA gene encoding N-acetylglucosamine-6-phosphate deacetylase, with protein MPQRLKIYNGRLITPAGIIPDGTIIITDGVITDVGKKNIEVRDAIEIDARGKYISPGFIDIHVHGGGGYDFMDAHETAFLKIAETHAQYGTTAMLPTTLTSTKEGILKTLAVYEEADRKNINGSQFLGMHLEGPYFALSQRGAQDPKYIRNPDPEEYREILSKTSCIRRWSAAPELEGAIEFGKYVKSKGILPAVAHTDAIYEDVVKAFEVGYTLATHLYSAMSGVTRRNAFRYAGVIESAFILDDMDVEIITDGAHLPAPLLKLVYKIKGADRTALITDAMRAAGTNVTESILGNKDDGLKVIVEDGVAKLPDRTSFAGSIATADRLIRTMTSMAEVSLSDTIKMAAATPARILGVNDRKGELVVGKDADIVLFDDAINVSMTMIRGRIVHQ; from the coding sequence ATGCCGCAGCGACTAAAAATATATAACGGAAGACTCATAACGCCGGCTGGAATTATCCCGGACGGAACGATAATCATTACCGATGGTGTCATAACGGATGTAGGCAAAAAGAATATCGAAGTTCGCGACGCAATTGAAATAGACGCACGAGGGAAATACATCTCCCCAGGATTTATTGACATACACGTCCACGGCGGTGGTGGCTATGATTTTATGGATGCGCATGAAACGGCTTTCTTGAAAATTGCCGAGACCCATGCTCAATACGGAACCACGGCCATGCTTCCCACAACGCTCACCAGTACAAAAGAGGGAATACTGAAAACACTGGCGGTCTATGAGGAAGCTGATCGAAAAAATATAAACGGTTCACAATTTTTGGGTATGCACCTGGAGGGGCCTTACTTTGCCCTGAGCCAGCGCGGCGCACAAGACCCTAAATATATTCGCAATCCCGATCCGGAAGAATATAGAGAGATCCTATCGAAAACTTCCTGCATCCGCCGCTGGAGCGCTGCCCCGGAGCTGGAGGGAGCAATCGAATTTGGCAAGTATGTAAAATCAAAAGGAATATTGCCGGCCGTAGCACACACCGATGCGATTTATGAAGACGTGGTGAAAGCATTTGAAGTGGGATACACACTCGCCACACATTTGTACTCTGCCATGTCGGGTGTCACGCGGAGAAATGCGTTTCGTTATGCGGGAGTTATTGAAAGCGCTTTCATCCTCGATGACATGGACGTGGAGATCATAACGGATGGTGCACACCTGCCCGCGCCTTTACTGAAACTGGTCTATAAAATAAAAGGTGCCGATCGAACAGCCCTGATTACCGATGCCATGCGGGCAGCCGGCACGAATGTCACTGAAAGTATTTTAGGAAATAAAGACGATGGGTTAAAAGTAATCGTGGAGGACGGCGTAGCAAAATTGCCCGATCGCACTTCCTTTGCCGGAAGTATTGCCACCGCCGATAGGCTGATCAGAACCATGACCTCGATGGCAGAAGTTTCGTTGTCCGATACCATAAAAATGGCCGCCGCCACACCCGCCCGTATTTTGGGAGTAAACGATCGCAAGGGTGAATTGGTGGTTGGCAAAGATGCCGATATCGTTCTTTTTGATGATGCGATAAATGTTTCGATGACGATGATAAGAGGAAGGATCGTGCATCAATAG
- a CDS encoding radical SAM protein — MPTRKYTYYDFTLSLCPECLKRVDAKIVFEDEKVYMLKRCPEHGASKVIIADDVAYYKNIRNYNKPSETPYVFNTKTHYGCPYDCGLCPDHEQHSCLTVVEITDRCNLTCPTCYAGSSPAYGRHRTLEEVKKMLDAVVANEREPDVVQISGGEPTLHPQLFEILDYAKSLPIKHLMLNTNGIEIARNFELAKRLASYQPAFEIYLQFDSFRNEVLQVMRGASLSTIREEALEHLNALNLSTTLVVTVQKNLNDDEIGQVIEFALKQRCVRGVTLQPTQIAGRLDNFNALTDRITLTEVRRKILEQTNIFNPDDLIPVPCNPDALVMGYALKLGGSVFPLTRYINPADLLDNSRNTIVYEQDAQLHSRMINLFSTGNSVESTTEQLHSLLCCLPQIQAPSLSYDNLFRVIIMQFIDAYNFDVRSVKKSCVHIVNKDYKIIPFETMNLFYRDQKREYLQQLIS, encoded by the coding sequence GTGCCTACGCGAAAGTATACCTATTATGATTTCACTTTAAGTCTCTGCCCGGAGTGCCTGAAACGCGTCGACGCAAAAATTGTGTTTGAAGACGAGAAGGTATACATGCTGAAGCGTTGCCCGGAGCACGGCGCATCGAAAGTTATCATTGCCGATGATGTTGCCTATTATAAGAATATCCGGAACTACAATAAGCCATCGGAGACGCCTTATGTATTCAACACGAAAACGCACTATGGCTGTCCTTACGATTGTGGCCTATGCCCGGACCACGAGCAACACTCCTGCCTGACCGTCGTAGAAATTACCGACCGTTGCAACTTGACCTGCCCTACTTGCTACGCCGGTTCATCGCCAGCCTATGGCAGACACCGGACGCTGGAGGAAGTGAAGAAAATGTTAGACGCCGTGGTCGCCAATGAACGGGAGCCCGATGTGGTCCAGATCAGCGGTGGCGAGCCCACGCTCCATCCTCAATTGTTCGAGATCCTCGACTACGCCAAGTCGCTGCCCATAAAACATCTCATGCTCAACACCAACGGCATCGAGATCGCCCGGAATTTTGAACTCGCGAAGCGACTGGCATCCTATCAGCCCGCCTTTGAAATTTATCTGCAGTTTGATTCCTTCAGAAATGAAGTGCTGCAGGTGATGCGGGGAGCAAGCCTCTCGACCATTCGGGAAGAAGCTCTTGAGCATTTAAACGCGCTCAACTTGTCGACCACGTTGGTGGTTACGGTCCAGAAAAATCTCAACGACGATGAGATCGGGCAAGTGATTGAATTTGCATTGAAGCAGCGCTGTGTTCGCGGTGTCACTTTGCAGCCCACGCAGATTGCGGGTCGACTGGACAACTTCAATGCTTTAACCGACCGGATCACCCTCACGGAAGTGCGTCGGAAAATTCTGGAGCAGACCAATATTTTTAATCCCGACGACCTCATTCCCGTGCCTTGCAACCCGGATGCGCTGGTGATGGGCTATGCTTTGAAGCTAGGCGGATCGGTCTTTCCGTTAACACGCTACATCAATCCCGCAGACTTGTTGGATAACAGTCGCAATACCATTGTATATGAACAAGACGCTCAGCTACATTCCCGGATGATCAACTTGTTTAGCACAGGAAATTCGGTAGAATCCACCACAGAACAACTGCATTCGTTGCTTTGCTGTCTGCCTCAAATACAAGCGCCTTCGCTCAGTTACGACAACCTGTTCAGGGTGATCATCATGCAATTTATCGATGCCTATAATTTTGATGTCCGTTCGGTCAAGAAATCGTGCGTTCACATTGTGAACAAGGACTACAAAATAATTCCGTTCGAAACCATGAACTTGTTTTATCGCGATCAGAAGCGGGAGTATTTACAACAACTTATCAGCTAA